From Candidatus Methylomirabilis sp.:
GAAGGACATCGCGACGGCCAGCATCCCCGTGATCATCCTCACGGCCTCCGACGACCCCCATCTCACCCAGAAGGCCTTCAAGGCCGGGGCCGCGTTCACGCTGGTGAAGACCAGCCAGCCGGAGCGGCTGCTCAGCACCCTCCATCTGGCCCTCTCGCTCGCCCGCCCGACCTAGCCGGCGTCATGCGGATCGAGCCCGACGTTCGGCTGGCCCAGGTCGTCCGCCCCGCCGTCTCCGCCCTCATCCGCGATCCATCCGGAGCGATTCTCCTGCAGCAGCGAGCCGACAACGGGCAGTGGGGGCTGCCGGGCGGCTCGGTGGAGGTCGGGGAGTCGGTCACCGCCGCCATCGTCCGGGAGGTGCGCGAGGAGACCGGGCTCGCCGTGAGCGTCCGGCGCCTCATCGGGGTCTATTCCGACCCCGCCTTCCAGGTCGTCCGCTACCCCGACGGGCGGGTGACCCATTACGTCAATACGTGCTTCGAGTGCGCCGTCGAGGGGGGGACCCTCGCGACCTCCTCCGAGACTCTCGACGTGCGGTTCTTCCCGCCCGACGCCCTCCCGGCGGACCTGGTGCCGCTGCATCGGATCCGGATCGCGGACGGGCTCACCAATATCCCCTCCGCCTACATCCGCTGACGCGAAGCGACTCCGAGGAGGCGGGCGGACCAGAGGATGCCCAGGAGGCTCTTCGCGTCGAGGAACCGGTTGGCCAGGGCCATCCGGTAGGCCTCGCGGAAGGGAAGCGTGACCACCTCCACGAACTCTCCCGTCTCCCGGTGCCGGCCCGCCGCAGGGCGGAGCCCCCGGGCCAGGTAGAGGGTGACGTGCCCGGTGGAGAAGCCGACGGCGTGGTAGTAGGTGCACAGGCGGGTCAGGCGCCTCGGGCGCATCCCGACCTCCTCCATGCACTCGCGGCGCGCCGTGGCGGTCGGCCGCTCCCCCCGGTCAATGATGCCGGCCGGGATCTCGTACAGGACCTTGGCGAGAGGCGGCCGGTACTGGCGGACCAGGTAGAGGGTCCCCCCGTCGTCCACCGGGACGACAGCCACGGCGTTCGGGGGACGGACGATCTCTCGAACGGTCCGCCTGCCGTCCGGGAGGCGCACGGTGTGCTCCTCGGTGCTCAGGTAGTTGCCCGCGTAGACCACCCGCCGCCTGACCAGCCGCTCCCGCAGGTCCATTGCGCCTCCCCGGCCCTCCCGGCCGCTCCGCTGGGTCAGCCTGTTCTCGTCCAGAATGATGGGTGACACTCTGCTAGAGTGTCCCCATGCACATCATCAGTGGAGCGGTGCCCTACGCACGGCGCCTGGCGGCCGTAGGGCCCGAGCTCAGTCGGGCTGCCCGGCAGCGCCTGAAGTGGATGGACCACTACCGGAGCCACGGGGAGAACGCAGCCCGCACCTGCCGGTACTTCGGGATCAGCCGGCAGACGTTCTACCGGTGGCGCCGCCGGTACAGCCCTGCCGACCTCACCAGCCTGGAGGCCCGCTCGCACCGGCCGCACCGCCGCCGCCAGCCGACCTGGACCCCGCCCTGGCGCACGCGGTGCGGCAGCTCCGGGACCAGTACCCCCGCTGGGGGAAGGACAAACTCGCGGTCCTGCTCCGGCGGCAGGGCACCCGGGTCTCGACCTCCATGGTGGGCCGGATCCTCACCGCTCTCAAGGCCCGGGGGGTCCTCCGGGAGCCCCCCCGGTACGCCATCTCGGCCCGGCGGCGCCCCCGGCCCCGGCCCTACGCCTTGCGCAAACCCCAGGACTACCCGGTGCGGGTGCCCGGGGACCTGGTGCAGGTGGACACCCTCGATGTGCGCCCCGAGCGCGGGCTCGCGTTCAAGCAGTTCACGGCCCGGGATGTGGTCTCCCGGTGGGACGTGATGGAGGCGTACCCGACCGCCACGGCGCGGACGGCGGCGGGCTTCCTCACCATCCTCGCGCGGCGGATGCCGTTCCCCCTCCAGGCCCTCCAGGTCGATGGGGGGAGCGAGTTCGCGGCCGCCTTCGAGGCGGCCTGCCAGGCGCGGGGCCTCCGCCTCTTCGTCCTGCCCCCCCGCTCCCCGAAGCTCAACGGCCGGGTCGAGCGGGCCCAGCGGACCCACACGGAGGAGTTCTATGAGGTCACCCCCTGCGCCCCGGAGCTCACCGCCGTGAACCGCAAGCTCCAGGCCTGGGAGCGGATCTACAACACGGTCCGGCCCCACCAGGCCCTGGGGTACCTCACACCCCAGGAGTTCCTGCGGCAACAGCGCGCCCGCCGAGGGCAGATGGAGTGTCACTAATCTACTGGACGAGTACACAGCCGCGCATCCAGAGGCCGTCTATGATACCCTAGACCGGCCGGCGCCGGCCTACCTGGCACGGCGGCTGCGCGCCCGCCGGCCGGAACCGCGTGGCGGGTCCCCCCGCTCCAAAGGAGGTCGGAATGGCAGAGTGGATCGTGGGTGGGGTTCTGGCGGTCCTGATCCTCTGGGTCATCCTGACCTACAACGGCCTCGTTCGGCTGAAGAACCGCGTCCAGAATGCCTGGCAGCAGATTGACGTCCAGCTCAAGCGCCGCCACGACCTCATTCCCAACCTGGTGAACACGGTCCGGGGGGCGATGCAGTTCGAGCGGGAGACCCTGGAGCGGGTCATCGCTGCCCGCACCCGGGCGGTCGGGGCCCGCACGCCGCGGG
This genomic window contains:
- a CDS encoding NUDIX domain-containing protein, encoding MRIEPDVRLAQVVRPAVSALIRDPSGAILLQQRADNGQWGLPGGSVEVGESVTAAIVREVREETGLAVSVRRLIGVYSDPAFQVVRYPDGRVTHYVNTCFECAVEGGTLATSSETLDVRFFPPDALPADLVPLHRIRIADGLTNIPSAYIR
- a CDS encoding NUDIX hydrolase, whose amino-acid sequence is MDLRERLVRRRVVYAGNYLSTEEHTVRLPDGRRTVREIVRPPNAVAVVPVDDGGTLYLVRQYRPPLAKVLYEIPAGIIDRGERPTATARRECMEEVGMRPRRLTRLCTYYHAVGFSTGHVTLYLARGLRPAAGRHRETGEFVEVVTLPFREAYRMALANRFLDAKSLLGILWSARLLGVASRQRM
- a CDS encoding integrase core domain-containing protein, with amino-acid sequence MRQLRDQYPRWGKDKLAVLLRRQGTRVSTSMVGRILTALKARGVLREPPRYAISARRRPRPRPYALRKPQDYPVRVPGDLVQVDTLDVRPERGLAFKQFTARDVVSRWDVMEAYPTATARTAAGFLTILARRMPFPLQALQVDGGSEFAAAFEAACQARGLRLFVLPPRSPKLNGRVERAQRTHTEEFYEVTPCAPELTAVNRKLQAWERIYNTVRPHQALGYLTPQEFLRQQRARRGQMECH